In Achromobacter spanius, the following proteins share a genomic window:
- a CDS encoding DNA-3-methyladenine glycosylase produces the protein MDTQELVAQMITRTSGTRRFEDWPEVLAAYAACLDTVQHKLTRQEMEDFINLGADFYRTLARAEDYRRGCSFGAGS, from the coding sequence ATGGATACGCAAGAATTGGTCGCCCAGATGATCACCAGAACATCAGGCACGCGGCGCTTCGAAGACTGGCCCGAAGTCCTGGCCGCTTACGCCGCCTGCCTGGACACCGTGCAACACAAGCTCACCCGGCAGGAAATGGAAGATTTCATCAACCTGGGCGCGGACTTTTATCGAACCTTGGCTCGGGCCGAGGACTACCGGCGAGGATGCAGCTTCGGGGCGGGAAGCTGA
- a CDS encoding PhoX family protein: MSKSISDKIVRNPSQSSPFSEILEKNLSRRMVMRGGLAAAFATMTSLGLAGCNSSDDNDDDNVGGAPTPTPEVPPLKLGFDSLPTSMTDACVVPQGYVAHVFAPWGTPLNDNAQPWDQNGNNTSNDLLNSMGMHHDGMHFFPIEGSSTEGLLAINHEYIDQGALHPAGPTTVAGKRPAEEVRKEINAHGVAIVHVRRENGRWNIVNNSRYNRRFTSATAMKLAGPVGGTDWVKTPFSPNGMQVRGTNNNCGNGYTPWGTYITAEENWAACFVNTGVRPAHQLRVGVSAGPAGRYQWETAAGDVTEVQGEFARFNVTETGVDATQDWRNEVNGFGYLVEIDPYDPASIATKRTAMGRFAHEGSAYSKPEAGKPLAFYSGDDSRFEYIYRFVSEAVWDPKDAERTDRLAVGAKYLDKGTLYVARFNADGTGEWLALTGTTVGAGGRTLADEFGSLDAILINTRGAADFVGATPMDRPEWTATHPTNGDIYLTLTNNTSRNAGTGTNPPNPRLNNVNGHIIRWHDEAGSTKFDWDIFVFGSDAGADADTNRSGLTALNQLASPDGIGFDTRGILWIQTDNGIDGGRNNDVARATNDQMLAVIPGALADSTGTGPAINASNQADLRRFFVGPNEAEVTGFAFTPDYTSIFLNIQHPANWPAYATDDATIAATGTVRPRASTVVIQRADGGPIGV, from the coding sequence ATGAGCAAATCCATCTCCGACAAGATCGTCCGCAACCCCAGCCAGAGCAGCCCGTTCAGCGAAATTCTGGAAAAGAATCTGTCGCGCCGCATGGTCATGCGCGGCGGTCTTGCCGCCGCCTTCGCCACGATGACCAGCCTTGGCCTGGCTGGCTGTAACAGCAGCGATGACAATGATGACGACAACGTCGGCGGTGCCCCGACCCCCACGCCCGAAGTCCCGCCGCTCAAGCTCGGCTTCGATTCCCTGCCCACGTCGATGACGGACGCTTGCGTCGTGCCGCAAGGCTATGTGGCCCACGTGTTCGCGCCGTGGGGCACGCCGTTGAACGACAACGCGCAGCCCTGGGACCAGAACGGCAACAACACGTCCAACGACCTGCTCAATTCCATGGGCATGCACCACGACGGCATGCACTTCTTCCCCATCGAAGGCAGCTCCACCGAAGGCCTGCTCGCGATCAACCACGAATACATCGACCAAGGCGCCCTGCACCCCGCCGGCCCCACGACGGTGGCCGGCAAGCGCCCCGCTGAAGAAGTGCGCAAGGAAATCAACGCGCACGGCGTGGCCATTGTGCATGTGCGCCGTGAAAACGGCCGCTGGAACATCGTCAACAACTCGCGATACAACCGCCGCTTCACGTCGGCCACCGCGATGAAGCTGGCCGGCCCCGTCGGCGGCACGGACTGGGTCAAGACGCCCTTCTCGCCCAACGGCATGCAAGTGCGCGGCACCAACAACAACTGCGGCAACGGCTACACGCCGTGGGGCACCTACATCACCGCGGAAGAAAACTGGGCAGCCTGCTTTGTGAACACTGGCGTGCGCCCCGCGCACCAGCTTCGCGTTGGCGTCTCCGCCGGCCCCGCTGGCCGCTACCAGTGGGAAACCGCCGCGGGCGATGTGACCGAAGTGCAGGGCGAATTCGCGCGCTTCAACGTCACCGAAACGGGCGTCGACGCCACGCAAGACTGGCGCAACGAAGTCAACGGCTTCGGCTACCTGGTTGAGATCGACCCTTACGACCCCGCCAGCATCGCCACCAAGCGCACCGCCATGGGCCGTTTCGCCCATGAAGGCTCCGCCTACAGCAAGCCCGAAGCCGGCAAGCCGCTGGCCTTCTACAGCGGCGACGATTCACGCTTTGAGTACATCTACCGCTTCGTGTCTGAAGCCGTGTGGGATCCGAAGGACGCCGAGCGCACCGACCGCCTGGCCGTGGGCGCGAAGTATCTGGACAAGGGCACCTTGTACGTGGCCCGCTTCAATGCGGACGGCACAGGCGAATGGCTGGCATTGACGGGCACCACCGTGGGTGCGGGCGGCCGTACACTGGCCGACGAATTCGGCAGCCTGGACGCCATTCTGATCAACACGCGCGGCGCAGCCGACTTCGTGGGCGCCACCCCGATGGACCGCCCGGAGTGGACCGCCACGCACCCCACCAACGGCGACATCTACCTGACGCTGACGAACAACACCAGCCGCAACGCCGGCACCGGCACCAACCCGCCCAATCCGCGTCTGAACAACGTCAACGGCCACATCATCCGCTGGCACGACGAAGCCGGCTCGACCAAGTTCGACTGGGATATCTTCGTGTTTGGTTCGGATGCCGGCGCCGACGCCGACACCAACCGCTCGGGCCTGACCGCGCTGAACCAACTGGCCAGCCCCGACGGTATCGGCTTCGACACCCGCGGCATCTTGTGGATTCAGACGGACAACGGCATCGACGGCGGCCGCAACAACGACGTGGCGCGCGCCACCAACGACCAGATGCTGGCCGTCATCCCCGGCGCGCTTGCCGACAGCACCGGCACGGGTCCCGCCATCAACGCGTCCAATCAGGCGGACCTGCGCCGCTTCTTCGTCGGCCCCAACGAAGCCGAAGTTACGGGCTTCGCGTTCACGCCGGACTACACCAGCATCTTCCTGAACATCCAGCACCCGGCCAACTGGCCGGCCTACGCCACGGACGACGCGACGATCGCAGCCACTGGCACCGTACGCCCGCGCGCGTCCACGGTGGTGATCCAACGCGCCGATGGTGGACCGATCGGAGTGTGA
- a CDS encoding fasciclin domain-containing protein — translation MKRFLIGTTIALACGWANAADIVDTAKSAGGFNTLTTAVQAAGLTDTLKGPGPFTVFAPTDAAFAKVPKDKLDALLKDKAALTKVLTYHVVPGKVMAKDVKAGKVKTVEGSEVTVTVADGKVKVNDANVVKTDIAADNGVIHVIDTVLMPM, via the coding sequence ATGAAGCGTTTTTTGATTGGAACGACAATTGCCCTGGCTTGCGGCTGGGCCAATGCCGCCGACATCGTGGACACGGCCAAATCGGCGGGCGGGTTCAATACCTTGACGACCGCGGTGCAGGCCGCCGGCCTGACCGACACGCTGAAGGGTCCGGGCCCTTTCACCGTTTTTGCGCCGACTGACGCGGCATTCGCCAAGGTGCCGAAGGACAAGCTGGACGCGCTGCTGAAGGACAAGGCCGCGCTGACCAAGGTGCTGACATATCACGTCGTGCCGGGCAAGGTCATGGCCAAGGACGTCAAGGCCGGCAAGGTCAAGACCGTTGAGGGCAGCGAAGTCACCGTGACCGTCGCCGACGGCAAGGTCAAGGTGAATGACGCCAATGTGGTCAAGACGGATATTGCCGCCGACAACGGCGTCATCCACGTCATCGACACGGTTCTGATGCCGATGTAA
- a CDS encoding TetR/AcrR family transcriptional regulator has protein sequence MNGEPTVTAARDDGMGNIELLTAAAECFMEQGFHASSIDDVARRLGATKGRVYHYYRSKTDLFFDVHREGMRRNFEAVRPVMKEPGTAAHRLALMLKHHALSMMENLAFETVVVQGVHMHRLGATTPAQRQTLADLMTIRDDFEALFKRVAYEGVEDGSLAIDDVSVAIKAALGAINWLAVWYRPRLGETRDDREILANKVVHTIIAGLGTRP, from the coding sequence ATGAATGGGGAACCTACGGTGACGGCTGCACGCGATGACGGCATGGGCAACATTGAACTGCTGACCGCGGCGGCCGAGTGCTTCATGGAGCAGGGGTTCCACGCATCCAGCATCGACGACGTGGCGCGCCGGCTGGGCGCCACCAAAGGTCGCGTCTACCACTACTACCGGTCAAAAACCGACCTGTTCTTCGACGTGCACCGCGAAGGCATGCGGCGCAACTTCGAGGCCGTGCGTCCGGTCATGAAGGAACCAGGCACCGCCGCGCATCGGCTGGCGCTGATGCTCAAGCACCATGCGCTGTCCATGATGGAAAACCTGGCGTTTGAAACGGTGGTGGTGCAAGGCGTACACATGCATCGCCTGGGCGCGACCACCCCCGCGCAGCGCCAGACCCTGGCCGACCTGATGACCATCCGCGACGATTTCGAAGCGCTGTTCAAGCGCGTGGCCTACGAAGGCGTGGAAGACGGCTCGCTGGCCATCGACGATGTATCAGTCGCCATCAAGGCGGCACTTGGCGCCATCAACTGGCTGGCCGTCTGGTATCGCCCGCGCCTGGGCGAAACCCGCGACGACCGCGAAATCCTGGCCAACAAAGTCGTCCACACCATCATCGCCGGCCTCGGCACCCGCCCCTGA
- a CDS encoding enoyl-CoA hydratase/isomerase family protein, with amino-acid sequence MSMVSIERDDGVAVVRYDRGGKANALNLTAMDALIAAATELARDEHIRAVVLTGTPAVFSAGIDLKDPALWTHDDPLTTQRALARGEALCRAWANLPQATIAAVEGAAVGGGAVLALACDWRVLSTNAFLRLPEVRLGLPLAWGGLPRLASLVGPARAKRALFTDLQLDADTAHTWGLADVVAPTGDALHAAMALARDAAACPPLALRLSKRAIDAQFDASHLAHAQTDQFLLCHLLSQPTAVLPMPQRSA; translated from the coding sequence ATGAGCATGGTTTCAATCGAGCGTGACGATGGCGTGGCGGTGGTGCGTTACGACCGTGGCGGCAAGGCCAATGCATTGAACCTGACCGCCATGGACGCATTGATAGCTGCCGCCACCGAGTTAGCGCGCGACGAACACATCCGCGCCGTGGTGCTGACCGGCACGCCCGCCGTCTTCAGCGCCGGCATAGACCTGAAAGACCCCGCGCTGTGGACTCATGACGATCCCCTGACCACGCAGCGCGCCTTGGCGCGGGGCGAGGCGCTGTGCCGCGCGTGGGCCAACCTGCCGCAGGCCACCATCGCCGCCGTTGAAGGCGCGGCCGTGGGCGGCGGCGCGGTGCTGGCGCTGGCGTGCGATTGGCGCGTGCTTTCAACCAACGCCTTTCTGCGCCTGCCCGAAGTGCGGCTGGGCCTGCCGCTGGCCTGGGGCGGCCTGCCCCGGCTGGCCAGCCTGGTGGGGCCCGCTCGCGCCAAGCGGGCGCTCTTCACCGACCTGCAATTGGACGCCGATACCGCCCACACCTGGGGCCTGGCGGACGTAGTGGCCCCCACCGGCGACGCGCTGCACGCCGCAATGGCCTTGGCGCGCGATGCCGCCGCCTGCCCGCCTTTGGCGCTACGCCTGAGCAAACGCGCCATCGACGCCCAATTCGACGCGAGCCACCTGGCGCACGCGCAGACCGATCAGTTCCTGTTGTGCCATCTGCTGTCCCAACCCACCGCCGTATTACCAATGCCGCAAAGATCCGCGTAA
- a CDS encoding MerR family transcriptional regulator yields the protein MPNTSNTDLDDSGSTAAYRTGVAAKLAGLPVETLRVWERRYQLSSPARSPHGQRLYSAEQVRRLSLLKQLVDQGHAIGTLAVLTLAQLQAMLGAQPSVAGPPLRAVAVGATLVHRLSAGGAGHDGSTGYMAGPDVHVVGACAHLEDAGSLPRHADVLIVEISELDADALAPIQRARDATEAGAVVVLYRFCASTTIRTLRAQGCLVARIPAQLTELAPLCRSAVAGSNFAALAPASAITFNEEALAKIMALRNPIACECPRHLAELLMMVGSFERYSAQCASRNDADAQLHLALEQAAGQARGILENAMGRLLQSEGMWPLAG from the coding sequence ATGCCAAACACTTCAAACACCGACCTAGACGACTCCGGTTCAACCGCGGCCTACCGCACGGGGGTTGCCGCCAAGCTGGCCGGCCTGCCCGTCGAAACCCTGCGCGTCTGGGAGCGGCGCTATCAGCTGTCCTCGCCGGCACGCTCGCCACATGGCCAGCGGCTGTACTCGGCCGAGCAGGTTCGACGGCTTAGCCTGTTGAAGCAGCTTGTGGACCAGGGGCACGCCATCGGTACGCTTGCGGTGCTGACGCTGGCGCAGTTGCAAGCCATGCTTGGCGCGCAGCCAAGCGTGGCCGGCCCGCCCTTGCGCGCCGTGGCGGTCGGCGCGACCCTTGTCCATCGCCTCTCGGCCGGGGGCGCGGGCCACGACGGGTCCACGGGCTACATGGCCGGGCCTGACGTGCATGTGGTCGGCGCCTGCGCACATCTGGAAGACGCCGGGTCGCTGCCGCGCCATGCCGACGTGCTCATTGTTGAAATTTCCGAGTTGGATGCCGATGCGCTCGCGCCCATTCAGCGCGCGCGGGACGCGACCGAGGCTGGCGCCGTGGTCGTTCTCTACCGCTTTTGCGCCAGCACCACCATACGCACCCTGCGCGCGCAAGGATGCCTGGTCGCGCGTATTCCGGCGCAGTTAACGGAACTTGCACCGCTGTGCCGTTCGGCGGTCGCCGGCTCGAACTTTGCCGCGCTTGCTCCGGCTTCGGCCATCACGTTCAACGAAGAAGCCTTGGCCAAGATCATGGCGCTGCGCAACCCCATCGCCTGCGAATGCCCCAGGCATCTGGCCGAGTTGCTCATGATGGTCGGCAGCTTCGAGCGCTACAGCGCCCAATGCGCATCACGCAATGATGCCGACGCGCAATTGCATCTGGCGCTGGAGCAGGCCGCGGGCCAGGCGCGTGGCATTCTGGAAAATGCCATGGGGCGCCTGCTGCAATCGGAAGGCATGTGGCCGCTGGCGGGATGA
- a CDS encoding IS481 family transposase produces the protein MPWKESSLMSCRMEFVQLALQPGSNVRELCRRFDISAKTAYKWLGRYEQNGQAGLQDLSRRPGNSPGRTCEQIEAQVIDLHKRYPYWGPRKLRALLGPTTAPAPSTISAILRRHGYRVQGEDSNAGLANQRFEHEAPNLLWQMDFKGHFALTDARQGRCHPLTLLDDHSRYALCIQACGDERSKTVQQHLKAVFRRYGLPERITADNGPSWASVRGLGLTGLEVWLMRLGVRISHSRPHHPQTQGKLERLHRTLKRELIQARGFSSLPDCQQAMDQWREQYNHVRPHQALGQMPPLSRYRPSPRRYPASLPPIEYEPGDRVLKVRTKGQIIVNGRVVFVGEGMAGLPVAVRPSSQDGVLDVVFLYKIVQQIDLRAPQ, from the coding sequence ATGCCGTGGAAGGAGTCAAGCCTTATGTCCTGCCGAATGGAGTTCGTTCAGCTTGCCCTGCAACCGGGCAGCAATGTGCGGGAGCTTTGCCGGCGTTTCGATATCAGCGCCAAGACCGCATATAAGTGGTTGGGCCGCTACGAGCAGAACGGCCAGGCTGGGTTGCAAGATCTGTCTCGCAGGCCAGGCAATAGTCCTGGGCGCACGTGTGAGCAAATCGAAGCGCAGGTGATCGACCTGCACAAGCGTTACCCGTACTGGGGGCCTCGCAAGTTGCGGGCGCTGCTTGGGCCGACTACGGCGCCCGCGCCCAGTACCATCTCGGCAATTTTGCGACGACATGGCTATCGGGTCCAAGGCGAGGACTCGAACGCCGGGCTGGCGAACCAGCGCTTTGAGCATGAGGCGCCAAACCTGTTGTGGCAGATGGACTTCAAGGGGCACTTTGCCCTGACCGACGCGCGTCAGGGACGGTGCCATCCGCTGACGCTATTGGACGATCACTCACGCTACGCCCTGTGCATCCAGGCTTGTGGCGATGAGCGCAGCAAAACCGTGCAGCAGCACCTGAAGGCCGTATTTCGCCGTTACGGATTGCCCGAACGGATCACCGCGGACAACGGCCCATCCTGGGCATCGGTGCGCGGCCTGGGGCTGACAGGCCTGGAGGTTTGGCTCATGCGGCTGGGTGTGCGTATCAGCCACAGTCGCCCTCATCATCCGCAAACCCAAGGCAAGCTAGAACGCCTGCATCGAACGCTCAAGCGCGAGTTGATCCAGGCCCGGGGGTTTAGCAGTCTGCCGGACTGCCAGCAAGCCATGGATCAGTGGCGTGAACAGTACAACCACGTCCGGCCCCACCAGGCGTTGGGGCAGATGCCGCCCCTGTCGAGATATAGACCTAGCCCTCGTCGCTATCCTGCCTCGTTGCCTCCGATCGAATACGAGCCGGGCGATCGAGTGCTCAAGGTCAGGACCAAAGGGCAGATCATTGTGAACGGACGCGTCGTCTTCGTCGGAGAGGGAATGGCGGGTCTGCCTGTCGCGGTCAGACCCTCCTCGCAAGACGGCGTGCTTGATGTCGTCTTCCTGTACAAAATTGTTCAACAGATCGACCTCAGAGCACCCCAATAG
- a CDS encoding SulP family inorganic anion transporter produces the protein MSFLSSFRREWMSNPRNDILAGIVVALALIPEAIGFSIIAGVDPRLGLYASFSIAVIISLVGGRPGMISAATAAVAVLVGPLVKQHGVEYLFAATILMGVFQVIAGFLRLDLLMQYVSRSVVTGFVNALAILIFIAQLPQLINVTWVTYVMVAGGLAIIYLFPRLTRAVPSPLIAIIVLTAISIYWGLPVNTVGDMGKLPSALPSFLIPDVPFTLETLQIIFPYSLTMAAVGLLESMMTAQIVDDMTDTPSNKRRECKGQGIANFVTGFFGGMGGCAMIGQSVINVRSGGSTRLSTFVAGSFLLFLIVVLGPLVARIPMPALVAVMIMVSIGTFSWGSIRNLRSHPWQSSVVMLATVVVVVWTHDLARGVLAGVLLSGVFFAGKVKRLFAVTSALSEDGRTRTYYYAGQVFFASTERFAEAIDFKEVVDRVVLDVSAAHFWDISAVGALDKVVIKLRREGKAVDVVGLNAASATLIGRFAIHEKAGADAKSLGH, from the coding sequence ATGTCTTTTCTTTCTTCTTTTCGTCGCGAATGGATGTCCAATCCTCGCAACGACATTCTTGCGGGCATCGTCGTTGCCCTTGCGCTTATCCCTGAAGCCATCGGCTTTTCCATCATCGCCGGCGTGGACCCGCGACTGGGCCTTTACGCCTCGTTCTCCATTGCCGTGATCATCTCCTTGGTGGGTGGTCGGCCCGGCATGATCTCGGCGGCGACGGCCGCTGTCGCGGTGCTGGTGGGTCCCCTGGTCAAGCAGCATGGCGTCGAATATCTGTTCGCCGCCACCATCCTGATGGGCGTCTTCCAGGTCATCGCCGGATTCCTGCGGCTTGATCTGCTGATGCAATACGTGTCGCGGTCGGTGGTCACCGGCTTTGTGAATGCGCTGGCCATCCTGATTTTCATTGCCCAGTTGCCGCAGTTGATCAACGTCACGTGGGTCACCTACGTGATGGTGGCGGGCGGGTTGGCGATCATCTATCTGTTTCCGCGCCTGACCCGGGCCGTGCCATCGCCCTTGATCGCGATCATCGTGTTGACGGCCATCTCCATTTACTGGGGCCTGCCCGTCAACACGGTGGGTGACATGGGCAAGCTGCCGTCGGCACTGCCTTCGTTCCTGATCCCGGACGTGCCCTTCACCCTTGAAACCTTGCAGATCATTTTTCCGTATTCGCTGACCATGGCGGCGGTGGGTTTGCTGGAATCGATGATGACCGCGCAGATCGTGGACGACATGACCGACACGCCCAGCAACAAGCGGCGTGAATGCAAGGGCCAGGGCATCGCGAACTTCGTGACGGGTTTCTTTGGTGGCATGGGCGGTTGCGCCATGATCGGCCAGTCCGTCATCAACGTGAGGTCGGGCGGGTCGACGCGGCTTTCCACTTTCGTCGCGGGTTCCTTCCTGCTGTTCCTGATCGTGGTGCTGGGGCCCTTGGTGGCCAGGATTCCGATGCCGGCATTGGTCGCGGTCATGATCATGGTGTCCATCGGCACGTTCAGTTGGGGTTCGATCCGCAACCTGCGCTCGCATCCCTGGCAGTCGTCGGTGGTCATGCTGGCGACCGTTGTGGTGGTGGTTTGGACGCATGATCTGGCCCGGGGCGTGCTGGCGGGCGTGCTGTTGAGCGGCGTGTTCTTCGCGGGCAAGGTCAAGCGGCTTTTCGCGGTGACTTCAGCCTTGTCGGAAGACGGACGCACCCGTACCTATTACTACGCGGGGCAGGTGTTTTTTGCGTCCACCGAGCGCTTTGCCGAAGCCATCGATTTCAAAGAGGTCGTTGACCGCGTGGTGCTGGACGTTTCCGCCGCGCACTTCTGGGACATCTCTGCCGTAGGCGCCCTGGACAAGGTCGTGATCAAGCTGCGCCGCGAAGGCAAGGCCGTGGATGTCGTCGGTTTGAACGCCGCCAGCGCCACACTGATTGGCCGATTCGCGATTCACGAAAAAGCCGGCGCCGACGCCAAGTCCTTGGGGCACTAA
- a CDS encoding ABC transporter substrate-binding protein codes for MNHYLRALLVAGAFAIPAAHAQPNTPIRIGVLTDLSGMNADLSGQGSVEAARMAVEDFGPTVLGRKIEVIAGDHQNKADVGSATARRWIDQENVKAIVDVPTSSVALAVQEITRTANIAFLASTAGTSDLTGKACSASTAQWTYDTYALANGTGRALTESGMKKWYFLTADYAFGHALQADTENAVKQAGGQTLGSVKHPRASNDFSSFLLQAQASKAEIVALANSSGDTTMAIKQANEFGLIKGGQKLAGLLMFITDVDGVGLEQAQGLVLTSGFYWDMDERTRDWSKRYAERMKGRVPTMAQAGVYSAVLTFLNGVKESGKLEGDAVMKQIRGMKIDDMFARNAYLREDGRLVHDMYLVEVKKPSESKARWDYFKILRTIPGDNAFRPLDQGGCTLVASKSAATKSAASTSR; via the coding sequence ATGAACCATTACCTACGCGCCCTGCTCGTTGCCGGGGCATTCGCCATACCGGCCGCGCACGCGCAACCCAACACGCCCATCCGCATCGGCGTCCTGACCGACCTCTCCGGCATGAATGCCGACCTGTCCGGCCAAGGCTCGGTGGAAGCCGCCCGCATGGCGGTGGAAGACTTCGGGCCGACCGTGCTGGGACGCAAGATTGAAGTCATTGCCGGCGACCACCAGAACAAGGCGGACGTGGGTTCCGCCACCGCACGCCGCTGGATCGACCAGGAAAACGTCAAGGCCATCGTCGACGTGCCGACCTCTTCCGTGGCGCTGGCGGTGCAGGAAATCACGCGCACCGCCAACATCGCCTTTCTGGCGTCCACGGCCGGCACATCGGATTTGACGGGCAAGGCCTGCTCGGCTTCCACCGCGCAATGGACCTACGACACCTATGCGCTGGCCAACGGCACCGGGCGCGCGCTGACCGAGTCCGGCATGAAGAAGTGGTACTTCCTGACAGCCGACTACGCCTTCGGCCACGCCTTGCAGGCCGACACCGAAAACGCCGTCAAACAGGCGGGCGGCCAGACCTTGGGTTCGGTCAAGCATCCGCGCGCATCGAACGATTTTTCGTCGTTCCTGTTGCAAGCGCAGGCCTCCAAGGCCGAGATCGTGGCGCTGGCCAATTCGTCGGGCGACACCACCATGGCGATCAAGCAGGCCAATGAATTCGGCCTGATCAAGGGCGGGCAAAAACTGGCTGGCTTGCTTATGTTCATTACCGACGTGGACGGCGTGGGGCTGGAGCAGGCGCAAGGCCTGGTCCTGACCAGCGGCTTTTACTGGGACATGGACGAGCGCACGCGCGACTGGTCCAAGCGCTACGCCGAACGGATGAAGGGCCGCGTGCCAACGATGGCGCAAGCAGGCGTCTATTCCGCCGTCCTGACGTTCCTGAACGGCGTGAAGGAAAGCGGCAAGCTGGAAGGCGACGCGGTGATGAAGCAGATTCGCGGCATGAAGATCGACGACATGTTCGCGCGCAATGCCTATCTGCGCGAAGACGGCCGCCTGGTGCACGACATGTACCTGGTGGAAGTGAAGAAGCCGTCTGAGTCCAAGGCTCGCTGGGACTACTTCAAGATCCTGCGCACCATTCCGGGCGACAACGCCTTCCGGCCGCTGGACCAGGGCGGATGCACCTTGGTCGCGTCGAAATCAGCAGCGACAAAATCTGCCGCCAGCACATCCAGATAA
- a CDS encoding AMP-binding protein → MNDEAGAAVPEREACVLRYLLEAQAKKIPDGIFVQFHKGPAWTYAQTLAQVRRRAATLRRAGVKQGDRVLCWMGNGPELLVSWFAINYLGAVYVPLNTALRGRPLAHVLENAQASLMLAHRALVGRLQELQAGALRHVLLTGEGDGGTSFNPSEPLAGVSFAPLVDEPGDPAPELLATETPIEPWDTQSIMYTSGTTGLSKGVVTSYVQIYTMGPDAFDCITPEDRCMIAGPIFHCGSTLYVYAMLAYGGSIAMVPEFRTAEFWDAIRDTESTVVLLLGVMANFLLKQPPSPRDREHTLRSAFIVPFGEDAPAFQARFGVDLYTVYNMTEIASPLSAGPGLTEAGHCGKPRPWFELRVGDAQDRALPDGQVGELLIRSHRPWALFSGYYRNAEATAASMRNGWFHTGDAFRREADGTFFFVDRLKDVIRRRGENISSFELEGEICAYPAVREAVAVAVPSEHGEDDVLAVVTAVEGAQVDPGELIAWLAERVPHYMVPRYVRVVEELPKTASGKLQKHVLRSEGVAAGTWDRERAGVRLRRERLG, encoded by the coding sequence ATGAATGACGAGGCTGGGGCAGCCGTTCCCGAGCGCGAGGCATGCGTGCTGCGCTATCTGCTGGAAGCGCAAGCGAAAAAGATACCAGACGGTATCTTTGTTCAATTCCATAAGGGTCCGGCGTGGACCTATGCCCAGACGCTGGCGCAGGTACGCCGACGGGCAGCGACGCTGCGTCGCGCGGGCGTCAAGCAGGGCGATCGCGTGCTGTGCTGGATGGGCAATGGGCCCGAGCTGCTGGTCAGTTGGTTCGCCATCAACTATCTGGGCGCGGTGTACGTGCCGCTGAACACCGCGCTGCGTGGCCGCCCGCTGGCCCATGTGCTGGAAAACGCCCAGGCCTCGCTGATGCTGGCGCACCGCGCGCTGGTGGGGCGCTTGCAGGAATTGCAGGCGGGGGCGCTGCGTCACGTGCTGCTCACGGGTGAAGGCGATGGCGGTACGTCGTTCAACCCGTCCGAGCCACTGGCCGGCGTGTCGTTCGCGCCGCTGGTGGATGAACCGGGCGACCCCGCGCCGGAGCTGCTGGCTACCGAGACGCCCATTGAGCCCTGGGATACGCAGTCCATCATGTACACGTCCGGCACGACGGGGCTGTCCAAGGGCGTGGTGACGTCCTACGTGCAGATCTACACCATGGGGCCGGACGCCTTCGACTGCATCACGCCGGAAGACCGCTGCATGATCGCGGGCCCCATCTTCCATTGCGGCAGCACCTTGTACGTGTACGCCATGCTGGCTTATGGCGGGTCGATCGCGATGGTGCCGGAGTTTCGTACCGCCGAGTTCTGGGACGCCATCCGCGACACCGAAAGCACGGTCGTGCTGTTGCTGGGCGTGATGGCCAACTTCCTGCTCAAGCAGCCGCCGTCGCCGCGCGACCGCGAGCACACGTTGCGTAGTGCGTTCATCGTGCCGTTTGGCGAAGACGCGCCGGCGTTTCAGGCGCGCTTTGGCGTGGACCTTTACACGGTCTACAACATGACCGAGATTGCCAGCCCGCTAAGCGCCGGGCCGGGCCTGACCGAGGCCGGGCACTGCGGCAAGCCCAGGCCCTGGTTCGAACTGCGCGTGGGCGATGCGCAAGACCGCGCGCTGCCGGACGGCCAGGTGGGCGAGCTGCTGATCCGTTCGCATCGCCCCTGGGCGCTGTTCTCGGGCTATTACCGCAACGCCGAAGCCACCGCCGCGTCGATGCGCAACGGCTGGTTCCACACGGGGGATGCGTTTCGGCGCGAGGCGGACGGCACGTTTTTCTTTGTTGATCGTTTGAAGGACGTGATCCGGCGGCGCGGAGAGAACATCTCGTCGTTCGAGCTTGAGGGGGAGATTTGTGCGTACCCTGCGGTGCGGGAAGCGGTGGCCGTGGCGGTGCCCAGTGAGCACGGTGAGGATGATGTGCTGGCGGTGGTGACGGCGGTGGAGGGCGCGCAGGTGGATCCGGGCGAGTTGATCGCGTGGCTGGCGGAGCGGGTGCCGCATTACATGGTGCCGCGGTATGTGAGGGTGGTGGAGGAGTTGCCCAAGACGGCTAGTGGCAAGCTGCAAAAGCATGTGTTGCGCAGCGAGGGGGTGGCGGCGGGGACGTGGGATCGGGAACGCGCGGGGGTTCGGTTGCGGAGGGAGAGGTTGGGGTGA